From a single Planctellipticum variicoloris genomic region:
- a CDS encoding PVC-type heme-binding CxxCH protein, with protein sequence MPALQRLWSRFRSAGFLPIACRGLLATAVLSAAGPLLADEPPLEEVMKRIPATSPEDSLKRFKIEHGFQLQLVAHEPDVVDPIDACFDEYGRMYVVEMNDYPFLPEQRVEKYVAQRKETWGRIRRLADTDGDGKMDKSEIYADKIRWPQSVCCYKGGIFVLGPAGLVYFKDTDDDGKADHQETLATGFSTSNVQGLANGLRWGLDHGIWFASGRAGGEVQLADGTKVSPGRRDLRLNPATKTFQLVSGGEQFGHTVDDWGDRFVCNNSNHIEHVVFPLHYLERNPQLAFSAVLRSIAKEGAAGPVFRTSGPEPWRVVRTARRAADPAFRSRVSATELVATGFFTSATGITVYRGGAYPPEFQGNVFIGDVGGNLVHRKKLTPAGASFVAERTEEGVEFLTSTDNWFRPVNFVNAPDGTLYILDMYRETIEHPFSIPDDIKAYVDLESGYDRGRIYRLLPPDTKPATPPKLAGLEPAELVAYLDSPHGWVRDTAHRLIWEAQDAGAVEPLRKLVREAKTPQGQVHALWSLEGLKALAPAELLVALGASDPHVRECGLQLSEPFAAGQPEIVSRWIALTDDPVERVRWQVALSLGAIDGPAAVDGLRRVARHLKTDKDLLPAILSSSSKVAASLAAELLRDPEASTAFLSELARSVGAESDPAGPKQLLDASLAAGVPAPRQALVLQGLGEGLRRRGVRLSSVASETAAKSLADVWKTAIEQASNGKLPEGTRLAAVKLVANADESLLMESFPDLLTPQTPPAIQQAVVAALAAGNSPQASAALLAEWKTHGPAVRRSIVDALVQSSSGADALLVAVAAGTVKLAEIDRDKQQLLSNHPSEPIRTRARGLFATQTSNRKEIVAKYQPALALAGDATRGQAVYTKNCVTCHRAAGLGHQVGPDLVSVQNKSLEDLLIAVLDPNREAQPNFIGYTATTDEGRVFSGIISAETAASITLRRAEAKEDVVLRETLDALVSSGLSLMPEGVEKEINPQQMADLLAFLKELPAAPAK encoded by the coding sequence ATGCCCGCGCTGCAGCGTTTGTGGAGTCGTTTCCGATCGGCAGGATTTCTGCCGATCGCGTGCCGTGGCCTGCTGGCAACCGCCGTGCTGAGTGCCGCCGGACCGCTCCTGGCCGACGAACCTCCGCTGGAGGAGGTGATGAAACGGATCCCGGCCACGTCTCCGGAAGACTCGCTCAAACGCTTCAAGATCGAGCACGGCTTCCAGCTCCAGCTCGTCGCGCACGAACCGGATGTCGTCGACCCGATCGACGCCTGCTTCGATGAATACGGGCGGATGTACGTCGTCGAAATGAACGACTACCCGTTCCTCCCGGAACAGCGCGTCGAGAAGTACGTTGCCCAGCGCAAGGAAACGTGGGGGCGGATTCGCCGTCTGGCCGACACCGACGGCGACGGCAAGATGGACAAGAGCGAGATCTACGCCGACAAGATCCGCTGGCCCCAATCGGTCTGCTGCTACAAAGGGGGCATCTTCGTCCTCGGTCCCGCCGGCCTGGTCTACTTCAAAGACACCGACGACGACGGCAAGGCCGATCATCAGGAGACCCTGGCCACCGGTTTCAGCACTTCCAACGTGCAGGGACTCGCCAACGGTCTCCGCTGGGGGCTCGATCACGGCATCTGGTTCGCCTCGGGCCGTGCCGGCGGCGAAGTCCAGCTCGCCGACGGCACGAAGGTCTCCCCGGGCCGGCGGGATCTCCGCCTGAATCCCGCGACGAAGACTTTCCAGCTCGTTTCGGGAGGCGAGCAGTTCGGCCATACGGTCGACGACTGGGGCGACCGCTTCGTCTGCAACAACAGCAACCACATCGAACACGTGGTCTTCCCGCTCCACTACCTGGAACGCAACCCGCAGCTCGCGTTCTCGGCCGTCCTCCGGTCGATCGCCAAGGAAGGCGCTGCGGGACCGGTCTTTCGCACCAGCGGCCCCGAGCCCTGGCGCGTGGTCCGCACCGCCCGTCGCGCCGCCGACCCGGCCTTTCGATCCCGCGTCTCCGCGACCGAGCTCGTGGCGACGGGGTTCTTCACCTCCGCCACTGGAATCACGGTTTACCGGGGGGGAGCATATCCGCCCGAGTTCCAGGGGAACGTTTTCATCGGCGACGTCGGCGGCAACCTCGTCCACCGCAAAAAGCTGACCCCCGCGGGAGCCAGCTTCGTGGCCGAACGAACCGAAGAAGGGGTCGAGTTTCTGACGTCGACCGACAACTGGTTCCGTCCGGTGAACTTCGTCAACGCCCCCGACGGCACGCTCTATATCCTCGATATGTATCGGGAAACGATCGAGCATCCGTTCTCGATTCCCGACGACATCAAGGCGTACGTCGACCTGGAAAGCGGCTACGATCGCGGCCGGATTTATCGGCTGCTGCCGCCGGACACGAAGCCGGCCACGCCGCCGAAACTGGCGGGGCTGGAGCCGGCTGAGCTGGTCGCTTACCTCGATTCTCCACACGGGTGGGTACGCGATACCGCCCATCGGCTGATCTGGGAAGCCCAGGACGCCGGCGCGGTCGAACCGCTCCGCAAACTGGTCCGAGAGGCCAAAACGCCTCAGGGACAGGTTCACGCACTCTGGTCGCTCGAAGGACTGAAGGCCCTCGCGCCGGCGGAGCTGCTCGTCGCCCTGGGCGCGAGTGACCCCCACGTGCGCGAATGCGGACTGCAGCTCTCCGAGCCTTTCGCGGCCGGCCAGCCGGAAATTGTCAGTCGCTGGATCGCACTGACCGACGATCCGGTCGAACGCGTCCGCTGGCAGGTCGCGCTGTCGCTCGGGGCCATTGACGGCCCGGCGGCCGTCGATGGACTGCGGCGCGTGGCCCGGCATCTGAAGACCGACAAGGATCTCCTCCCGGCGATCCTGAGCTCTTCATCGAAAGTCGCCGCCAGCCTCGCGGCCGAACTGCTCCGCGACCCGGAGGCCTCGACGGCGTTTTTGTCGGAACTCGCACGTTCCGTGGGCGCTGAGTCCGACCCGGCCGGTCCGAAGCAGCTCCTCGACGCCAGTCTTGCCGCCGGCGTTCCCGCCCCCCGTCAGGCGCTGGTGCTGCAGGGGCTGGGCGAAGGCCTGCGTCGTCGCGGCGTCCGGCTCTCGTCCGTCGCCAGCGAGACGGCGGCGAAGTCGCTGGCCGACGTCTGGAAGACCGCGATTGAGCAGGCTTCCAACGGAAAGCTCCCGGAAGGGACGCGGCTGGCCGCGGTCAAGCTGGTGGCGAATGCCGATGAATCGCTGCTGATGGAATCGTTCCCGGATCTGCTGACTCCTCAGACGCCTCCGGCGATCCAGCAGGCCGTCGTCGCGGCGCTGGCCGCCGGCAACAGTCCTCAGGCCTCGGCGGCCTTGTTGGCGGAATGGAAGACGCACGGCCCTGCCGTCCGTCGCAGCATCGTCGACGCGCTGGTTCAGTCCTCCAGCGGCGCGGATGCACTGCTGGTCGCGGTCGCGGCCGGGACGGTCAAACTTGCGGAAATCGACCGCGACAAACAGCAACTGCTGTCGAACCATCCGTCGGAGCCGATTCGCACGCGCGCCCGCGGCCTGTTCGCCACACAGACCAGCAATCGCAAGGAAATCGTCGCCAAGTACCAGCCGGCTCTCGCTTTGGCCGGCGACGCCACCCGCGGTCAGGCCGTGTACACGAAGAACTGCGTCACTTGCCACCGGGCGGCCGGCCTCGGGCACCAGGTCGGTCCCGATCTGGTGTCGGTGCAGAACAAGTCGCTGGAGGATCTGCTGATCGCGGTCCTCGATCCGAACCGGGAAGCGCAGCCGAACTTCATCGGTTACACCGCGACGACGGATGAGGGGCGAGTCTTTTCGGGCATCATCTCCGCCGAAACCGCAGCGAGCATCACGCTCCGGCGTGCCGAAGCGAAAGAAGACGTCGTTCTGCGGGAGACCCTTGACGCCCTGGTTTCCAGCGGCCTGTCGCTGATGCCCGAAGGGGTCGAAAAGGAGATCAACCCGCAGCAGATGGCCGACTTGCTGGCGTTCCTCAAGGAGCTTCCCGCCGCTCCGGCGAAGTAA